One Natranaerovirga hydrolytica genomic region harbors:
- the ilvN gene encoding acetolactate synthase small subunit — translation MKKLVLSVLVANHSGVLSRVAGLFSRRGYNIDSLSVGVTQDPDTSRMTIVARGDDQNLEQIKKQLNKLIDVKKIVELPSEESVYRELALIKVKATEENRASITGITDIFRAKIIDVATESLTIEITGDQSKLDALIELLSPYGIKETVRTGLTGIKRGNEEIQN, via the coding sequence ATGAAAAAGCTTGTATTATCAGTATTGGTAGCGAATCACTCAGGTGTTTTAAGTCGAGTGGCAGGGTTATTTAGTAGAAGAGGATACAATATAGACAGCTTATCTGTTGGCGTAACACAAGATCCAGATACTTCGAGGATGACCATTGTTGCTCGTGGAGATGACCAAAACTTAGAGCAAATAAAAAAACAACTCAATAAATTAATAGATGTTAAAAAAATAGTGGAATTACCAAGTGAAGAATCTGTGTATAGAGAATTAGCATTAATTAAAGTTAAAGCAACAGAAGAAAACAGAGCTTCTATCACAGGTATAACAGACATATTTAGAGCAAAAATAATTGATGTTGCTACTGAATCTTTAACAATCGAGATTACTGGAGATCAAAGCAAATTAGACGCATTAATAGAGTTGTTATCTCCATATGGCATAAAAGAAACAGTTAGAACAGGCTTAACAGGTATTAAAAGAGGTAATGAAGAAATACAAAATTAA
- the cimA gene encoding citramalate synthase: MSRVEIFDSTLRDGAQAEGISFSVEDKLKVVKAMDEMGIEYIEAGNPGSNPKDLEFFKEVKQIQLNHSKLTAFGSTRRRNIKVTDDANVQSLLEADTQGVAIFGKSWDFHVTDIIQTTLDENLNMIKETVAFFKEKGKEVFFDAEHFFDGFKSNKEYALASLKAAKEGGADCLVLCDTNGGTMPLEVYEMTKEVAKVLPEIKVGIHAHNDSGMAVANSIMAVEAGARHVQGTYIGFGERCGNANLSTIIANLQLKKGYDCIPEEYMEHLTSTAMLIAEIANITLSEKEPFVGRSAFTHKGGMHIDGVNKASHSFEHINPEIVGNARRFLMSEVAGRSTIMKKIHKIAPEITKESDEAKQIVDRLKELEHEGYQFEGAESTFELIIRKQLGKYKSFFELENFKIIGEQPAKDSIFSSYAMVKVNVDGTEELTAAEGDGPVHALDSALRKALEVFYPSLQEVHLTDYKVRVLDSKSATAAKVRVLITSSDGKDIWSTVGVSSDIIEASLIALIDSIEVKLLRDLENKIKAYI, encoded by the coding sequence ATGTCGAGGGTGGAAATATTTGATTCAACTCTAAGAGATGGTGCGCAAGCAGAAGGAATATCATTTTCTGTTGAAGACAAATTAAAAGTGGTAAAAGCAATGGATGAGATGGGTATAGAATATATTGAAGCAGGAAATCCAGGCTCCAATCCTAAAGACCTTGAGTTTTTTAAAGAAGTAAAACAAATCCAACTCAATCATTCAAAGTTGACAGCTTTTGGAAGCACTAGAAGAAGAAATATAAAAGTAACGGATGATGCCAATGTACAATCTTTATTAGAAGCAGATACACAAGGGGTAGCAATATTTGGTAAAAGTTGGGATTTTCATGTTACTGATATTATACAAACAACTTTAGATGAGAATCTTAATATGATAAAAGAAACCGTAGCTTTTTTTAAGGAAAAAGGTAAAGAAGTCTTTTTTGATGCAGAACATTTTTTTGATGGTTTTAAATCCAATAAAGAATATGCCTTAGCATCACTAAAAGCTGCAAAAGAAGGCGGAGCAGATTGTCTTGTTTTATGTGATACCAATGGTGGTACAATGCCACTAGAAGTCTATGAAATGACCAAAGAAGTGGCTAAAGTTTTGCCAGAAATTAAAGTTGGTATCCATGCACATAATGATAGTGGAATGGCAGTTGCTAATTCAATTATGGCAGTAGAAGCAGGCGCAAGACACGTCCAAGGAACCTATATTGGTTTTGGTGAAAGATGTGGTAATGCCAACCTGAGCACTATTATTGCCAACCTTCAACTTAAAAAAGGTTATGATTGTATACCAGAGGAATATATGGAACACTTAACTTCAACAGCAATGTTAATAGCAGAAATTGCAAATATAACATTGAGTGAAAAAGAACCTTTTGTTGGAAGAAGTGCATTTACCCACAAAGGAGGTATGCATATAGATGGTGTTAATAAAGCATCCCATTCATTTGAGCATATCAATCCAGAAATAGTAGGGAATGCAAGAAGGTTTTTAATGTCCGAAGTTGCTGGTAGAAGTACCATAATGAAAAAGATTCATAAAATAGCACCAGAGATTACAAAAGAATCGGATGAAGCAAAACAAATTGTAGATCGATTAAAAGAACTAGAGCATGAAGGGTATCAATTTGAAGGGGCAGAAAGCACTTTTGAATTGATTATAAGAAAACAACTGGGTAAATACAAATCCTTTTTTGAATTAGAAAACTTTAAAATCATTGGAGAACAACCTGCAAAAGATTCTATTTTTAGTTCCTATGCAATGGTGAAAGTTAATGTTGACGGAACAGAAGAGTTGACAGCAGCAGAAGGTGATGGGCCAGTCCATGCGTTAGACTCGGCTTTAAGAAAAGCATTAGAAGTTTTTTATCCCAGTTTACAAGAGGTTCATTTAACAGATTATAAAGTAAGAGTGCTGGATTCAAAAAGTGCGACGGCTGCAAAAGTTAGGGTGTTAATTACATCATCTGATGGCAAAGACATTTGGTCAACAGTAGGCGTATCATCAGACATTATAGAGGCAAGTTTAATCGCATTAATTGATTCAATTGAAGTTAAATTATTAAGAGATTTAGAAAATAAAATAAAGGCTTATATATAA
- a CDS encoding 2-isopropylmalate synthase: protein MRHIKVFDTTLRDGEQSPGCSMNLEEKVQVALQLEKLGVDVMEAGFAIASPGDFEAVKTVAEKVKNSTVASLARALPKDIDRAWEAVKNANSPRIHTFLATSDIHMQYKLKKTPEQVLEQATEMVKYASKYCSNVEFSAEDASRSNKDFLCKVFESVIHAGANVINIPDTVGYTTPDEFYEMITYIKNNVSNIHKADISIHCHNDLGLGVANSLAAVRAGATQIECTINGIGERAGNAALEEIVMALETRKDFYQAQTGIQTTEIYPTSRLITSVTGSLIQANKAIVGANAFAHESGIHQHGMLANKSTYEIMTPESIGLTENKMVLGKHSGRHAFEDRLINLGYQLTKEEIDDAFKAFKLLADKKKTVTDKDIEALAGEKQVHTPEIYAFERFVINSGNSITATANVKISREEGSFEEVSTGDGPIDASFKAIDKIVGIDFALEDYKIQSVTEGKDAQGSVVIKLLKDGIIYKGSGLSTDIIEASIKAYIGAINKMLDASMRREKEATEDVEGGNI, encoded by the coding sequence ATGCGTCATATTAAAGTTTTTGATACAACATTAAGAGATGGCGAACAATCACCTGGTTGTAGTATGAACTTAGAAGAAAAAGTGCAGGTGGCATTACAATTAGAAAAGCTTGGCGTAGATGTAATGGAAGCAGGATTTGCTATTGCATCTCCAGGAGACTTTGAAGCTGTAAAGACCGTGGCTGAAAAAGTAAAGAATTCTACTGTAGCAAGCTTAGCAAGAGCCCTTCCAAAAGATATTGACAGAGCTTGGGAAGCTGTTAAAAATGCAAATTCACCTAGAATACATACATTTTTAGCGACTTCTGACATTCATATGCAATACAAGTTGAAAAAAACCCCAGAGCAAGTTTTAGAACAAGCAACAGAAATGGTAAAATACGCTAGCAAATATTGTTCAAATGTTGAATTTTCTGCTGAAGACGCGTCTAGATCAAATAAAGATTTTCTATGTAAAGTATTTGAAAGTGTGATTCATGCTGGTGCAAATGTTATTAATATACCCGATACAGTAGGGTATACAACGCCTGATGAGTTTTATGAAATGATTACATACATTAAAAACAATGTATCTAATATTCATAAAGCTGATATTTCAATACATTGTCACAATGACTTAGGATTAGGTGTTGCCAATTCATTAGCGGCAGTAAGAGCAGGTGCGACTCAAATAGAATGCACCATTAATGGCATAGGTGAACGGGCTGGAAATGCTGCATTAGAAGAAATTGTAATGGCATTAGAAACAAGAAAAGATTTTTATCAAGCACAAACAGGTATACAAACAACTGAAATTTATCCAACAAGTCGTCTGATTACATCTGTTACAGGTTCATTAATTCAAGCTAATAAAGCCATTGTAGGTGCCAATGCATTTGCACATGAATCGGGTATACATCAACATGGTATGTTGGCAAATAAAAGTACTTATGAAATCATGACACCTGAGTCCATTGGTTTGACTGAAAACAAAATGGTATTAGGAAAACACTCAGGAAGACATGCATTTGAAGATCGATTGATAAACCTAGGTTATCAATTAACAAAAGAAGAAATTGATGATGCATTTAAAGCTTTTAAACTATTAGCAGACAAAAAGAAAACAGTGACCGATAAAGATATAGAAGCATTAGCAGGTGAAAAACAAGTTCATACACCAGAAATTTATGCCTTTGAACGTTTTGTCATTAATAGTGGTAATAGCATTACGGCAACGGCAAATGTAAAAATTTCCAGAGAAGAAGGTTCTTTTGAAGAAGTTTCAACAGGTGATGGACCAATAGATGCATCTTTTAAAGCAATTGATAAGATTGTAGGCATTGACTTTGCTTTAGAAGATTATAAAATCCAATCCGTAACAGAAGGTAAGGATGCCCAAGGATCCGTTGTTATTAAGCTATTAAAGGATGGTATTATCTATAAAGGCAGTGGATTAAGTACGGATATCATCGAAGCCAGTATTAAAGCTTATATTGGTGCCATTAACAAAATGCTGGATGCTTCAATGAGAAGAGAAAAGGAGGCAACAGAAGATGTCGAGGGTGGAAATATTTGA
- the ilvC gene encoding ketol-acid reductoisomerase produces the protein MAKMYYGKDCNLGLLEGKTVAVIGYGSQGHAHALNLHESGVNVVVGLYEGSKSWEVAEKAGLKVALTEDATKMADFIMIALPDEKQGDVYNEKIAPNLEAGNALVFAHGFNIHFGQIVPPADVDVCMVAPKGPGHTVRSQYEEGKGVPCLIAIHQDATGNAKDLGLAYAAGIGGARAGILETTFQEETETDLFGEQAVLCGGVSELIKAGFETLVEAGYQPESAYFECLHEMKLIVDLINEGGMSYMRYSISDTAEYGDYSIGQRIITEDTKDEMRKVLKEIQDGTFARNWIVENKVNRPAFNARRRLESEHEIETVGKELRKMMSWIQQ, from the coding sequence ATGGCAAAAATGTATTATGGAAAAGATTGTAACTTAGGATTATTAGAAGGGAAAACGGTTGCAGTAATTGGTTATGGTAGCCAAGGGCATGCACATGCATTAAATCTTCACGAATCAGGTGTAAATGTAGTAGTAGGATTATATGAAGGCAGTAAATCTTGGGAAGTGGCTGAAAAAGCTGGTTTAAAAGTTGCATTGACAGAAGATGCTACAAAAATGGCAGATTTTATTATGATTGCTTTACCAGATGAAAAACAAGGCGATGTATACAATGAAAAAATCGCTCCAAACTTAGAAGCAGGTAATGCACTAGTATTTGCCCATGGATTTAACATTCACTTTGGTCAAATTGTACCACCAGCAGATGTAGATGTATGTATGGTTGCACCAAAAGGACCAGGACACACGGTACGTTCACAATACGAAGAAGGAAAAGGTGTACCATGCTTAATCGCTATTCACCAAGATGCAACAGGTAACGCTAAAGATTTAGGCCTTGCATACGCAGCAGGTATTGGTGGCGCAAGAGCAGGTATCTTAGAAACAACATTCCAAGAAGAAACAGAAACAGACCTTTTTGGAGAGCAAGCGGTATTATGTGGCGGTGTAAGTGAATTAATTAAAGCTGGTTTTGAAACACTAGTAGAAGCTGGATACCAACCAGAAAGCGCTTACTTTGAGTGTTTACATGAAATGAAATTAATTGTTGACCTTATTAATGAAGGTGGCATGAGTTATATGAGATATTCTATTAGTGATACAGCTGAGTATGGAGATTACTCAATTGGACAAAGAATTATCACTGAAGATACGAAAGATGAAATGAGAAAAGTGTTAAAAGAAATTCAAGATGGAACCTTTGCAAGAAACTGGATTGTTGAAAATAAAGTAAACAGACCAGCATTTAATGCAAGAAGAAGATTAGAATCAGAGCATGAAATTGAAACAGTAGGTAAAGAATTACGTAAAATGATGAGTTGGATTCAACAATAG